Proteins encoded together in one Polaribacter reichenbachii window:
- a CDS encoding GTP-binding protein yields the protein MEVIITIVGFLGAGKTTLLKYLSNSFSENGWSPFIILNDYENANMDAQQFLNLVDIKDIKALTGSCICCSGINELRNAVNRIPKRNKGVTLIEANGTSDACALMEFLGVGLNEQFLPPIQIAVVDVHNWQKREEHNDLEANQVQVSSLIVLTHLKDCFKERKELVIKELKDYNAFAKIITMDEIDISLLPQLSSSNNIPEKLDYLKAHWSSCSVDLPVLPNKEIIESICKEIPKTILRVNGCTLIDKKETYTYFERTPDGQVTIRAFRGIPITGAKLLTIGPGSEPLLLKKIVESVLNEYKQTI from the coding sequence ATGGAAGTGATTATTACCATAGTAGGTTTTTTAGGGGCAGGGAAAACAACGTTGTTAAAATATTTAAGCAATAGTTTTTCAGAAAATGGATGGAGCCCTTTTATCATTTTAAATGATTATGAAAATGCCAATATGGATGCGCAACAGTTTTTAAATCTGGTAGATATAAAGGATATAAAAGCACTAACAGGTAGCTGTATTTGTTGTAGCGGAATTAATGAACTGAGAAATGCTGTAAATAGAATTCCGAAACGAAATAAGGGAGTAACCTTAATTGAAGCAAATGGAACATCTGATGCTTGTGCTTTAATGGAATTTTTAGGAGTTGGTTTAAATGAGCAGTTTTTACCTCCCATACAAATAGCGGTAGTAGATGTGCATAACTGGCAAAAAAGAGAAGAGCATAATGATTTAGAAGCAAATCAAGTACAAGTATCTTCATTAATAGTGCTTACCCATTTAAAAGATTGTTTTAAAGAAAGAAAAGAGTTGGTAATTAAAGAGTTAAAAGATTACAATGCTTTTGCTAAAATTATTACGATGGATGAAATTGATATTTCATTGTTGCCTCAGTTATCATCTTCAAATAATATTCCAGAAAAATTAGATTATTTAAAAGCACATTGGTCTTCTTGTTCTGTGGATTTACCTGTTTTGCCCAATAAAGAAATCATAGAAAGTATTTGTAAAGAAATACCAAAAACCATATTACGTGTAAATGGCTGTACACTAATAGATAAAAAAGAAACATATACCTATTTCGAAAGAACACCAGACGGACAAGTAACCATAAGAGCCTTTAGAGGAATACCGATAACAGGTGCTAAGTTATTAACGATAGGACCAGGTAGTGAACCTTTATTGCTCAAAAAAATAGTAGAAAGTGTGTTAAATGAATACAAACAAACGATTTAA
- a CDS encoding class I SAM-dependent methyltransferase, whose product MTEFWETAFHNKQEMWGMNSTKAAVLAKNFIIEKSLKNVLIPGIGYGRNAQPFIENGIKVSGIEISKTAIELAKKQYGREITLFHGSVTQMPFEDRKYDAIFCHALIHLLDSKQRIKLLQDCYNQLNENGYMFFTAITKDAPNYKKGKQIEKDRYEFHEGVKIYYYNQEAVKLEFKHFGLFEINEVQENQPMYFIKCKK is encoded by the coding sequence ATGACAGAATTTTGGGAAACAGCATTTCATAACAAGCAAGAAATGTGGGGTATGAACTCTACAAAAGCTGCAGTACTTGCAAAAAACTTCATCATAGAAAAGTCTTTGAAGAATGTTCTTATTCCAGGAATAGGGTATGGGCGAAATGCCCAGCCTTTTATTGAAAACGGAATTAAAGTAAGCGGAATAGAAATTTCTAAAACAGCTATTGAACTCGCAAAAAAACAGTACGGAAGAGAAATCACCCTTTTTCACGGCTCAGTAACCCAAATGCCTTTTGAGGATAGAAAGTACGATGCAATTTTTTGTCACGCCCTTATTCATTTACTAGATAGCAAACAAAGAATAAAGCTACTTCAAGACTGCTACAACCAACTGAATGAAAACGGATATATGTTTTTTACTGCGATAACTAAAGATGCACCCAATTATAAAAAAGGAAAACAAATAGAAAAGGATCGTTACGAATTTCACGAAGGAGTCAAAATATATTATTACAATCAAGAAGCTGTAAAGTTAGAATTTAAACATTTTGGTCTTTTTGAAATAAATGAAGTACAAGAAAATCAACCAATGTATTTCATAAAATGTAAAAAGTAA
- a CDS encoding WD40/YVTN/BNR-like repeat-containing protein, which produces MKTITKLTMLCLLLIAIIMPLHAQQLTDQTFQGLKLRNIGPAFTSGRIADIAIHPNNENVWYVAVGSGGVWKTSNSGTTWKPIFDQQNSYSIGSITIDPNNTHTIWVGTGENVGGRHVAFGDGVYVSHDDGASWKHMGLKNSDHISKIVVHPKDSNTVWAVSQGPLWSKGGERGIFKSTDGGKTWTQTLGDTEWVGATDLVIDPRNPDVLYAATWQRHRTVAGYLGGGKGSGIHKSIDGGSTWQKLSKGIPGSNLGKIGLAISPFNPDIIYAVIETDRTKGGLYMSANRGASWQKQSNTVSGGTGPQYYQELYASPHHEGKLFLMNNYVLISDDHGKTFHRMNERNKHVDSHAMAFKATDPNYVLFGTDGGLYESFDLTNSWKFIRNLPVTQYFKLAVDDSKPFYKIYGGTQDNGSHGGPSQSMYSDGIANSDWWKTLGADGHQSAIEPGNPNITYGEFQKGALWRIDQTTKETVFIQPQALEGDPFERFNWDAPILVSPHNPKRLYFASYRVWKSENRGDDWSPISGDLTEKTERMTIPYYGKQQSWDNAWDTKAMSDYNTITSLAESPKQEGLVYAGTDDGMIQATEDGGATWNKFKINSIKGIEHIPFVNDVRADLFDENVVYAAVDNHKYGDYKPYIIKSTNKGKSWKLINGDLPERLLVWRLVQDHVNKDLLFAATEYGIYFTYNGGTNWLKLKGGVPTISFRDITIQRRENDLVAASFGRGFFILDDIKPLRMFNKEMLSKEVTLFPIKDALWYKEASRVSGQGDAEYKAPNAPFGAKFTYYMSDKINSLKDIRKKREKTNTDFPGWEALEKETNQDGPFVLFIIKDANGNIVNTVKATNKKGFNRVNWQLNYPNKRGESLNGRGDGIGGRSNIMVTPGTYTATLVKRVDGVTTVLQAPKTFNVVPMYDGALPRKSYKEVNDFREEVFAFQQDLMATNLLMDREMKIIAAMKRAANKTTAPNDALLKDINDTRLQLLAIQKELNGNPVKGEVGEKSNPTANDGNGLSWRAFGNTYGPTGTHKQLLARVKSQLVKVKSQLKAISENNLTNIEKGLKAAGAPWIEGQGLINN; this is translated from the coding sequence ATGAAAACAATAACTAAACTAACTATGCTTTGTCTATTGCTAATCGCAATAATAATGCCTTTGCATGCACAACAATTAACCGACCAAACTTTTCAAGGTCTAAAGCTTAGAAATATAGGCCCTGCATTTACTTCGGGTAGAATTGCAGACATAGCCATTCACCCAAACAACGAGAATGTTTGGTATGTGGCTGTAGGCTCTGGTGGGGTATGGAAAACAAGCAATTCGGGTACCACATGGAAACCTATTTTCGATCAACAAAATTCGTATTCTATTGGGTCAATTACCATAGACCCTAACAATACACATACCATTTGGGTAGGTACTGGTGAAAACGTTGGTGGACGTCATGTTGCTTTCGGAGACGGAGTTTACGTAAGCCATGATGATGGAGCTTCATGGAAACATATGGGCTTAAAAAACTCAGACCACATTTCTAAAATTGTAGTGCACCCAAAAGATTCGAATACAGTTTGGGCAGTGTCTCAAGGCCCTTTATGGTCTAAAGGTGGAGAAAGAGGAATCTTTAAATCTACGGATGGTGGAAAAACTTGGACACAAACTTTAGGAGATACAGAATGGGTAGGTGCAACAGATTTAGTTATAGATCCTAGAAATCCTGATGTTTTGTATGCAGCCACTTGGCAAAGACACAGAACTGTAGCCGGTTACTTAGGTGGTGGTAAAGGTTCTGGAATTCATAAAAGTATAGATGGGGGTAGCACTTGGCAAAAATTATCAAAAGGAATTCCGGGTTCTAACTTAGGTAAAATAGGTTTGGCCATTTCTCCTTTTAATCCTGATATTATTTATGCAGTGATTGAAACAGACCGCACAAAAGGGGGATTATACATGTCTGCCAACAGAGGGGCTTCTTGGCAAAAACAATCCAATACTGTTTCTGGAGGTACAGGGCCTCAATATTACCAAGAGTTATATGCTTCTCCGCATCATGAAGGGAAACTATTTTTAATGAATAATTATGTTCTTATTTCTGATGATCATGGAAAAACCTTTCACAGAATGAACGAACGTAACAAACACGTAGATAGTCATGCAATGGCTTTTAAAGCTACAGATCCTAATTATGTATTGTTTGGTACAGATGGAGGCTTATACGAGAGTTTTGATTTAACGAATAGCTGGAAGTTCATCAGAAACTTACCAGTTACACAATACTTTAAATTGGCAGTAGACGATAGCAAACCTTTCTATAAAATCTATGGAGGTACGCAAGACAATGGGTCTCATGGTGGACCTTCTCAGTCTATGTATTCAGACGGAATTGCCAATTCTGATTGGTGGAAAACCTTAGGGGCAGATGGACATCAATCTGCCATAGAACCTGGTAATCCTAACATTACGTATGGCGAGTTTCAAAAAGGGGCATTATGGCGAATAGACCAAACGACTAAAGAAACTGTATTTATTCAACCGCAAGCGTTAGAGGGCGACCCTTTTGAAAGATTCAATTGGGATGCTCCGATTTTAGTAAGTCCTCACAATCCGAAGCGATTATACTTTGCTTCTTACCGTGTATGGAAGTCAGAAAATAGAGGAGATGATTGGTCACCAATCTCTGGAGATTTAACAGAGAAAACAGAAAGAATGACCATTCCGTATTATGGCAAACAACAAAGTTGGGATAATGCTTGGGATACCAAAGCCATGTCAGATTATAATACCATTACTTCTTTGGCAGAATCACCTAAACAAGAGGGATTAGTTTATGCAGGTACAGACGACGGAATGATACAAGCTACTGAAGATGGTGGGGCTACTTGGAATAAGTTTAAGATTAATAGTATAAAGGGTATTGAGCATATACCTTTTGTAAATGATGTTCGTGCAGATTTATTTGATGAAAACGTAGTATATGCAGCTGTAGACAATCATAAATATGGCGATTATAAACCATACATCATTAAGAGTACCAACAAAGGTAAAAGTTGGAAGTTAATCAACGGAGATTTACCTGAGCGTTTATTAGTTTGGAGATTGGTGCAAGACCACGTGAATAAAGATTTATTATTTGCGGCTACAGAATACGGAATCTATTTTACTTATAATGGAGGTACCAACTGGTTAAAACTAAAAGGCGGAGTACCAACCATCTCGTTTAGAGATATTACCATTCAAAGAAGAGAAAATGATTTGGTAGCGGCTTCTTTTGGTAGAGGATTCTTTATTTTAGATGATATTAAACCTTTAAGAATGTTCAACAAAGAGATGTTATCTAAAGAGGTAACACTGTTTCCTATAAAAGATGCACTTTGGTACAAAGAGGCAAGTAGAGTTTCAGGACAGGGAGATGCAGAATATAAAGCGCCTAACGCACCATTTGGAGCTAAGTTTACCTACTATATGTCAGATAAAATCAATTCTTTAAAAGACATCCGTAAAAAGAGAGAAAAAACCAATACAGACTTTCCAGGTTGGGAGGCCTTAGAAAAGGAAACCAATCAAGATGGGCCTTTCGTATTATTTATTATTAAGGACGCGAACGGAAACATAGTTAATACCGTAAAAGCAACCAACAAAAAAGGCTTTAACCGCGTAAACTGGCAATTGAATTACCCGAATAAAAGAGGAGAAAGTTTAAACGGTCGTGGAGACGGAATTGGAGGTAGAAGTAATATTATGGTAACTCCGGGTACATATACAGCTACATTAGTAAAACGTGTAGATGGTGTAACAACGGTTTTACAAGCACCAAAAACCTTTAATGTAGTACCAATGTATGATGGAGCATTACCAAGAAAATCGTACAAAGAGGTAAATGACTTTAGAGAAGAAGTATTTGCTTTTCAGCAAGATTTAATGGCAACAAATCTCTTAATGGATCGTGAAATGAAAATCATTGCAGCCATGAAAAGAGCAGCAAACAAAACTACAGCACCAAATGATGCTTTACTAAAAGACATTAACGATACCAGATTACAATTATTAGCCATTCAAAAAGAACTGAATGGTAACCCTGTAAAAGGAGAAGTAGGCGAAAAATCGAACCCTACTGCTAATGATGGTAATGGTTTATCTTGGAGAGCTTTTGGTAATACTTATGGACCCACAGGTACGCATAAACAATTATTAGCACGTGTTAAATCGCAATTAGTTAAGGTAAAATCGCAATTAAAAGCAATATCAGAAAACAATCTAACCAATATCGAAAAAGGTTTAAAAGCAGCTGGTGCTCCTTGGATAGAAGGGCAAGGCTTAATTAATAATTAA
- a CDS encoding GTP-binding protein: MKKLPVTVLSGFLGAGKTTLLNHVLHNKEGLKVAVIVNDMSEVNIDAQFIENENTLSRTEEKLVEMSNGCICCTLREDLMIEVEKLAKQNKFDYLLIESTGISEPIPVAQTFTFESEDGKIDLSRFSYIDNMITVVDAFNFLKDFSSSDYLATRELTDIEGDNRTIVNLLTDQIEFANVILLNKTDLVSSDNIEELKAIIQKLNPEAKIICTNHSKVDLNDVINTGLFDYDKAEASAGWIKELENEHVPETEEYGISSFVFRSKAPFHPDRFLNYLNQSFPQNIIRSKGLFWLASRSNQALLWSSAGGSCKADFAGVWWASMPFAERINYAAFADNKEMIESDWDATFGDRKTELVFIGQHLNKAHMIAALQECVLTEQEIEIWKTKLFPTQDQWPLPA, from the coding sequence ATGAAAAAACTACCTGTAACTGTTTTAAGTGGCTTTTTAGGGGCTGGTAAAACTACCTTATTAAATCATGTTTTGCACAATAAAGAGGGCTTAAAAGTAGCTGTTATTGTTAATGATATGAGCGAGGTAAATATAGATGCTCAGTTTATAGAAAACGAAAACACACTATCTAGAACCGAAGAGAAATTAGTAGAAATGTCTAATGGATGTATTTGCTGTACGCTTCGTGAGGATTTAATGATAGAAGTAGAAAAGTTAGCCAAACAAAATAAATTCGATTATTTATTAATAGAAAGTACAGGAATAAGTGAACCAATTCCTGTAGCACAAACTTTTACTTTTGAGAGTGAAGATGGTAAAATCGATTTAAGCAGATTCAGTTATATCGATAATATGATTACTGTGGTAGATGCTTTTAATTTCTTAAAAGATTTTTCAAGTTCAGATTATTTAGCAACAAGAGAACTAACAGATATAGAAGGCGATAACAGAACCATTGTAAACTTATTAACCGACCAAATTGAGTTTGCCAATGTAATTTTATTAAATAAAACAGATTTAGTTTCTAGTGATAATATAGAAGAATTAAAAGCCATCATTCAAAAGTTAAACCCTGAGGCTAAAATAATTTGCACCAATCATTCTAAAGTAGATTTAAACGATGTAATCAACACTGGGTTATTCGATTATGATAAAGCTGAGGCTTCTGCAGGTTGGATAAAAGAATTAGAAAACGAACACGTTCCAGAAACTGAAGAATATGGCATTAGTTCTTTTGTATTTAGAAGTAAAGCACCTTTTCATCCAGATCGTTTTTTAAATTATTTAAATCAATCTTTTCCGCAAAATATCATTAGAAGTAAAGGTTTGTTTTGGTTAGCTTCTAGATCTAATCAGGCTTTATTGTGGAGCTCAGCTGGAGGTTCTTGTAAAGCAGATTTTGCAGGAGTTTGGTGGGCGTCAATGCCTTTTGCTGAAAGAATAAATTATGCTGCTTTTGCGGATAATAAAGAAATGATTGAATCGGATTGGGATGCCACCTTTGGAGATCGTAAAACGGAATTGGTTTTTATAGGGCAACACCTTAACAAAGCACATATGATTGCAGCATTGCAAGAGTGTGTATTAACAGAACAAGAAATTGAAATCTGGAAAACAAAATTATTTCCTACTCAAGATCAATGGCCTTTGCCAGCATAA
- a CDS encoding alpha/beta hydrolase family protein, translating into MQHKDKALWNQIKNANISNSGEYVLYGLNKAEKDETLHLKTISGTPIMSYNRTKGGKFTYDSKFVLFSVNAWKDSITELKRKKVKKKDYPTDTLIIFNINKEKVEKIPNVKSYKIPEKWSGIVAYQLGEATPKKTKTDKSKEKEKTKSKAKTKKPKTKKVSSKNGYHIVVRDLESGVEDTLKFVTKHAISKEGQIITYATTGIKDALKSGVYQYDVSKGTSSLIYQSHAKTKYPQIGISDSGTKIGFVVDADSTKSLIKKPMLVGWQKGQTAAKELVLSEKNASKLLVSPDQRLTFSENEERLFFGLRKPPIVKDTTLIADEIVNVEVWMYNEPRLYTVQEMQVKRDKKKAFLSLYDFTSNKMVQVANEDYDVVRYADEGNSDYAIIGNNTPYMLESQWTGQRAMDMMRVNLNTGEKASIGKKIYGGNSLSPKGNYLYGYSRKDTTWFTYNLKTLDYKALTKGKQFYNETHDYPDDPRGYRSMGWTENDEKLLIYDRYDIWAFDPDTGASEKLTNGRAKNTNYRYVKLDNEEKSLSSKNDWFLRTFNEETKLGGIATYNLKKKKFTQLVESGHTYGGYKLAQTDKKKRLLYTRQNFTEFPNYWATDINLKAPKQITDANPQQKDYNWGTIEMVKWVSLDGIPLKGLLIKPEDFDPNKKYPMIVNFYEKNSDRLYRHSAPTYGRSTINYPFYASRGYLIFIPDIVYRDGYPGESALNCVIPGITAQIAKGFVDKDNIGVQGHSWGGYQIAYLVTKTNIFKAAESGAPVPNMISAYGGIRWWTGLSRQFQYEHTQSRIGGTPWEFPQRYVENSPIFNIDKINTPLLIMHNDADGHVPWYQGIEFFVSLRRLGKPSWLLNYNGEPHWPLKMQNRVDFNIRMAQFFDYYLKGAQKPMWMERGVPALEKGINQGYELMKKD; encoded by the coding sequence ATGCAGCACAAAGACAAAGCATTATGGAACCAAATTAAAAACGCAAACATTTCCAATTCTGGGGAGTATGTTTTATACGGACTCAACAAAGCCGAAAAAGACGAAACACTCCATTTAAAAACCATTTCGGGCACACCAATTATGTCTTATAATAGAACCAAAGGTGGTAAGTTTACCTACGATTCTAAATTCGTGTTATTTTCTGTAAATGCTTGGAAAGACAGCATCACAGAGTTAAAACGTAAAAAGGTAAAAAAGAAAGATTATCCAACAGATACTTTAATCATTTTTAACATTAACAAAGAAAAAGTAGAGAAGATTCCTAATGTAAAGTCTTATAAAATCCCAGAGAAATGGTCGGGTATTGTAGCCTATCAATTGGGGGAAGCAACTCCTAAAAAAACAAAGACAGACAAGTCTAAAGAAAAGGAAAAAACGAAAAGCAAGGCCAAGACCAAAAAGCCAAAAACCAAAAAGGTTTCTAGTAAAAATGGGTATCATATTGTGGTGCGTGACTTAGAAAGCGGTGTAGAAGATACCCTAAAATTCGTTACCAAACACGCTATTTCTAAAGAAGGGCAAATCATTACTTACGCAACTACAGGGATTAAAGATGCCTTAAAAAGTGGCGTATATCAATACGATGTAAGCAAAGGAACTTCTAGTTTAATCTACCAAAGTCACGCAAAAACCAAATATCCTCAAATCGGAATATCTGATTCTGGTACTAAAATTGGTTTTGTAGTAGATGCAGACTCCACCAAAAGCTTAATTAAAAAACCAATGTTAGTCGGTTGGCAAAAAGGGCAAACTGCAGCCAAAGAATTAGTGCTATCAGAAAAGAATGCATCAAAATTATTAGTTTCTCCAGACCAAAGGTTAACGTTTTCAGAAAACGAAGAGCGTTTGTTTTTCGGTTTAAGAAAGCCACCTATTGTAAAAGACACTACCTTAATTGCAGACGAAATTGTAAACGTAGAAGTATGGATGTATAACGAGCCAAGACTATACACTGTACAAGAAATGCAAGTAAAAAGAGACAAGAAAAAAGCCTTTTTGTCTTTGTATGATTTTACCAGCAACAAAATGGTACAAGTCGCAAATGAGGATTATGATGTGGTGCGTTATGCAGACGAAGGCAACTCAGATTATGCCATAATTGGTAACAACACACCTTATATGTTAGAAAGCCAATGGACAGGACAGCGTGCTATGGATATGATGCGTGTGAATTTAAATACAGGAGAAAAAGCGTCTATAGGTAAAAAGATTTATGGCGGTAATTCTTTAAGCCCTAAAGGAAACTACTTGTATGGTTATTCTCGTAAAGACACTACTTGGTTTACTTATAACCTAAAAACATTAGATTATAAAGCCTTAACCAAAGGCAAGCAGTTTTACAACGAAACACATGACTATCCAGACGACCCTAGAGGATATCGTTCTATGGGTTGGACAGAGAACGACGAGAAACTATTAATCTATGATCGTTATGACATTTGGGCTTTTGATCCTGATACTGGAGCATCAGAAAAACTAACCAATGGTAGGGCTAAAAACACCAACTATCGTTATGTAAAATTAGATAACGAAGAAAAGTCTTTATCAAGTAAAAATGACTGGTTCTTAAGAACGTTTAATGAGGAAACCAAGTTAGGTGGAATCGCAACCTACAATCTAAAGAAAAAGAAATTCACCCAACTTGTAGAAAGCGGGCATACTTATGGTGGTTATAAATTGGCACAAACGGATAAAAAGAAAAGATTACTGTACACACGTCAGAACTTTACAGAGTTTCCGAATTACTGGGCAACAGATATCAACCTAAAAGCACCGAAACAAATTACAGATGCCAATCCGCAACAAAAGGACTACAACTGGGGTACAATTGAAATGGTAAAATGGGTTTCTTTAGACGGTATACCGTTAAAAGGATTATTGATTAAACCAGAAGATTTCGATCCGAATAAGAAATACCCAATGATTGTGAATTTCTATGAGAAAAACTCAGATCGTTTGTACAGACATTCAGCACCAACTTATGGTCGATCTACCATTAACTATCCATTCTATGCCAGTAGAGGCTATTTAATCTTTATTCCGGATATTGTGTATAGAGATGGTTATCCTGGAGAAAGTGCCTTAAACTGTGTAATACCAGGTATTACTGCGCAAATAGCCAAAGGCTTTGTAGACAAAGACAATATTGGTGTGCAAGGACACAGTTGGGGTGGTTATCAAATTGCGTATTTAGTTACCAAAACCAATATTTTTAAAGCAGCCGAATCTGGTGCACCTGTACCAAATATGATTAGTGCCTATGGAGGTATTCGTTGGTGGACCGGTTTGAGTCGTCAGTTTCAATACGAGCATACACAAAGTAGAATAGGAGGTACGCCTTGGGAGTTTCCGCAACGATATGTAGAAAACTCACCGATATTTAATATCGATAAGATAAACACCCCGTTATTAATTATGCACAATGATGCAGATGGGCACGTGCCATGGTATCAAGGTATTGAGTTTTTTGTAAGCTTACGTAGATTGGGCAAACCATCTTGGTTATTGAATTATAATGGCGAACCACACTGGCCTTTAAAAATGCAAAATAGAGTAGACTTTAACATCCGTATGGCGCAGTTCTTTGACTATTATTTAAAAGGTGCTCAAAAACCAATGTGGATGGAACGTGGAGTACCTGCACTAGAAAAAGGAATTAATCAGGGTTACGAATTAATGAAAAAAGATTAA
- a CDS encoding ABC transporter ATP-binding protein, with translation MIKTKNLTFQYKNSEPIFRFPDIHLSAQENLLILGKSGVGKTTFLHLLAGLLKPVSGTITMDDNVINKLKNKELDGFRGANIGLVFQKKHAIQSLTVTENLKARILFSKKRITTDVIENLLTQLDLSAYKNKKIHVLSEGQLQRLGIALAAIHHPKVILADEPTSSLDDFNCKKVIELLLQQAQQTKAHLIVITHDARVKCYFQNTISL, from the coding sequence ATGATAAAAACAAAGAACCTAACCTTTCAATACAAAAATAGTGAGCCCATTTTCAGATTCCCTGATATACATTTATCAGCGCAAGAAAACTTGCTTATTCTTGGAAAGTCGGGGGTAGGTAAAACTACGTTTTTACATCTTTTAGCGGGTTTATTAAAACCTGTAAGTGGTACAATTACTATGGATGACAATGTCATTAATAAATTAAAAAACAAAGAATTAGATGGGTTTCGAGGTGCAAATATCGGACTCGTTTTTCAGAAAAAACACGCTATTCAGTCTTTAACGGTTACAGAAAACCTAAAAGCACGCATTTTGTTTAGTAAAAAAAGAATAACAACTGATGTAATTGAGAACTTGTTAACACAACTCGATTTATCAGCATATAAAAATAAGAAGATTCATGTGTTGAGTGAAGGGCAGTTGCAACGTCTGGGGATAGCGTTGGCTGCCATTCACCATCCCAAAGTAATTTTAGCAGATGAACCTACATCGAGTTTAGACGACTTCAATTGTAAAAAAGTAATTGAATTATTATTACAACAGGCACAACAAACCAAAGCGCATTTAATTGTTATTACTCATGATGCTAGAGTAAAATGCTACTTCCAAAATACCATAAGCTTATGA
- a CDS encoding ABC transporter permease, with protein MNVFSITLKNIQAKPLYSVLSIITLSLSITLLLGIKQIELSFKNQIENNLENIDLVIGAKGSPLQLVLASVLHLDNPTGNIFYQEAQKITENSMVKWVIPISYGDNYKGFRIVGSTEKYPELYKAELEQGQFVQKSMEVILGATVAQQLNLKIGDTFLSAHGLLDNDLEVHTEEFTVVGILKPTQKVIDRLIVTRLESIWEVHQHEEHEEEEKHYDEDEHTAHQHSADHQKEITSLLVSLKSKRALLNFPRKINENTNLQAVLPKYELHKLYDYTSVGFKTIAIIGYLILCIASLSIFMSLYKMMKERAFDLAILRTYGATRFQLIKMVVYEALILVFLAFTIGYITIKVGATMFINSQSISVQQNILQDLPLLEVLKIAGLMLIMVFIAVVLTIIPLLKMNISTILSNEK; from the coding sequence ATGAATGTTTTTAGCATCACTCTTAAAAATATACAGGCAAAACCATTATACAGTGTTTTAAGTATCATTACGTTATCCTTGAGCATAACCTTGTTGTTAGGTATCAAACAAATAGAACTTTCTTTTAAAAATCAAATAGAAAACAACCTAGAAAACATCGATTTGGTGATTGGTGCAAAAGGCAGTCCACTGCAATTGGTATTGGCTTCTGTGTTGCATCTAGACAATCCTACTGGTAATATTTTTTATCAAGAAGCACAGAAAATTACTGAGAATTCTATGGTAAAATGGGTAATTCCTATTTCTTATGGCGATAATTACAAAGGATTCCGAATTGTTGGTAGTACAGAAAAATATCCAGAACTATACAAAGCAGAACTAGAGCAGGGGCAATTTGTTCAAAAATCAATGGAGGTGATTTTGGGAGCTACAGTAGCCCAACAACTCAATTTAAAAATAGGCGATACTTTTTTAAGCGCTCACGGTTTATTGGATAATGACCTTGAGGTACATACCGAAGAATTTACAGTAGTAGGCATTCTAAAACCTACACAAAAAGTAATCGATCGTTTAATTGTTACCCGTTTAGAAAGTATTTGGGAAGTACATCAGCATGAAGAACATGAAGAGGAAGAAAAACATTATGATGAAGACGAGCATACTGCACATCAACATTCTGCAGATCATCAAAAAGAAATTACATCTTTATTAGTTAGTTTAAAAAGCAAACGTGCCTTATTGAATTTTCCTAGAAAGATAAATGAGAACACCAATTTACAGGCTGTATTGCCCAAATATGAACTCCATAAATTATATGATTATACCAGTGTAGGCTTTAAGACAATTGCAATAATTGGCTATCTAATTCTATGCATAGCTTCACTAAGTATCTTTATGAGTTTATATAAAATGATGAAAGAGCGTGCTTTCGATTTGGCCATCTTAAGAACCTATGGTGCCACAAGGTTTCAGTTGATAAAAATGGTAGTTTACGAAGCGCTAATTCTTGTGTTTTTGGCATTTACCATTGGTTATATCACCATAAAAGTGGGAGCAACAATGTTTATAAATAGCCAATCGATTAGTGTGCAACAAAACATTTTACAAGATTTACCTTTATTAGAGGTATTAAAAATAGCGGGATTAATGCTGATAATGGTATTCATTGCAGTGGTGTTAACTATAATCCCTTTGTTAAAAATGAACATCTCAACAATTTTAAGCAATGAAAAATAA